The Platichthys flesus chromosome 18, fPlaFle2.1, whole genome shotgun sequence genome includes a window with the following:
- the zfyve1 gene encoding zinc finger FYVE domain-containing protein 1, whose translation MSGQGPAVDKGMNTVPVCQESYACGGSDEAAFECDECGSLQCARCELELHRQERMRNHDRVRIAPGHVPFCDSCKGDSSCSASGGRLRAVVRCQGCKINLCLDCQKRTHSGINKRKHPLTTYHIVKSPQENSEAAEESEMEILKAKLEQVCSFLLVDDNEEMQVKDEEDFVSRLGCRADELLKVVSVFGNTGEGKSHTLNHTFFLGREVFKTSPTQESCTVGVWAAMDPVHWVVVIDTEGLLGAGANQGQRTRLLLKVLAISDLVIYRTHADRLHDDLFKFLGDASDAYLKHFTRDLKATTSRCGLDVPLSTLGPAVIIFHETVHTKLLGSDKPSESADRLLQERFRKLGLFPEAFSSIQYRGTRTYNPPTDFSGLLRNLEQQLDNNTTRSPRSASVIYKALQALSERFSGDISDEHMASNSFFPDEYFTCSSICLSCGSGCKRSMNHLKEGSEHEAKQRCRYSAQYDNRIYTCKACYEGGKEVIVVPKTTASSDSPWFGLAIYAWSGYVIECPNCAVIYRSRQYWYGNQDPVETVVRTEIQHIWPGSDGFLKDNNNAAQRLLDGVKYISQSVTDLSFKPAKAVTSWLTDQIAPTYWTPNSLILKCHKCAEEFQANDTKHHCRACGEGFCDACSSQTRPVPERGWGLAPVRVCDACFRNRGIPTELLDAALEEEGGTIARKVGEAVQNTLGAVVGAIDIPLGLVKDAARPAYWVPDQDIHSCCECQKEFAPRLSIHHCRSCGQGVCGDCSQERRSVPSRGWDHPVRVCNGCNQKPGDL comes from the exons ATGAGTGGTCAGGGTCCAGCTGTAGATAAAGGGATGAACACGGTCCCGGTCTGCCAGGAGAGCTACGCCTGCGGGGGTTCAGATGAGGCTGCGTTTGAGTGCGACGAGTGTGGCAGCTTGCAGTGCGCCCGCTGTGAACTGGAGCTCCACCGGCAGGAGCGCATGAGGAATCACGACCGGGTTCGGATTGCACCGGGACACGTCCCCTTCTGTGACTCCTGCAAAGGTGACAGCAGCTGCTCGGCGAGCGGCGGACGCCTCAGGGCCGTGGTTCGCTGCCAGGGCTGCAAGATCAACCTGTGTCTGGACTGCCAGAAACGCACCCACAGCGGAATCAACAAGAGGAAGCACCCCCTGACGACCTATCACATAGTCAAATCTCCCCAGGAGAACAGCGAGGCCGCAGAGGAGTCGGAGATGGAGATCCTGAAGGCCAAGCTGGAGCAGGTGTGCAGCTTCCTTCTGGTGGACGACAACGAGGAGATGCAG gtgaaggacgaggaggacttTGTCAGTAGATTGGGCTGCCGAGCGGATGAGCTCCTCAAGGTCGTCTCGGTCTTCGGGAACACTGGGGAGGGCAAGTCCCACACCCTGAACCACACGTTCTTCCTCGGGAGAGAGGTGTTCAAGACCTCACCCACACAGGAGTCCTGCACGGTGGGCGTGTGGGCTGCCATGGACCCTGTGCACTGGGTGGTAGTCATCGACACAGAGGGACTACTCGGAGCTG GAGCCAATCAGGGTCAGCGAACCCGGCTGCTCCTCAAGGTCCTGGCTATCTCGGATCTGGTCATCTACAGGACCCACGCTGACCGTCTCCATGACGACCTCTTCAAGTTCCTTGGCGATGCGTCCGATGCCTACTTGAAACATTTCACCAGGGACCTGAAGGCGACCACCAGCCGCTGTGGTCTGGACGTCCCGTTGTCCACCCTGGGCCCTGCAGTGATCATCTTCCATGAGACGGTCCACACCAAGCTGCTAGGATCAG ACAAGCCGTCTGAATCAGCTGACCGTCTCCTTCAGGAGCGTTTCAGGAAGCTGGGTCTGTTTCCAGAAGCCTTCAGCTCCATCCAGTACCGCGGAACTCGGACCTACAACCCCCCCACCGACTTCAGTGGCTTGCTGCGCAACCTGGAGCAACAGCTGGATAACAACACCACCCGGTCACCCCGTTCTGCCAGTGTCATCTACAAGGCTCTCCAG GCCCTGAGTGAGCGCTTCAGCGGGGATATTTCAGATGAGCACATGGCCAGTAACTCCTTTTTCCCAGATGAGTACTTCACCTGCTCCAGCATCTGCCTCAGCTGCGG TTCAGGCTGTAAGAGGAGCATGAATCACCTAAAGGAAGGGTCCGAGCACGAAGCTAAACAACGCTGCAGATACTCTGCACAGTACGACAACCGCATTTACACCTGCAAG GCCTGCTatgaaggagggaaggaggtaATAGTCGTTCCCAAAACGACGGCCTCGTCTGACTCACCGTGGTTTGGCCTGGCCATCTACGCCTGGTCCGG GTATGTAATCGAGTGCCCCAACTGCGCAGTGATCTACAGAAGCAGGCAGTACTGGTATGGAAACCAGGACCCAGTGGAAACAGTGGTCAGAACGGAGATCCAGCACATCTGGCCTGGG tCTGATGGTTTTctgaaagacaacaacaacgCGGCTCAGCGGTTGCTGGATGGAGTGAAATACATTTCTCAGTCTGTGACGGATCTCAGCTTCAAGCCTGCCAAGGCCGTCACCTCCTGGCTCACTGACCAGATCGCTCCCACCTACTGGACCCCCAACTCCCTTATCCTG AAATGCCATAAATGTGCAGAGGAGTTCCAAGCCAACGACACCAAGCACCACTGCCGGGCCTGTGGAGAGGGGTTCTGTGACGCCTGCTCCTCCCAAACCAGACCGGTCCCGGAGAGGGGCTGGGGTCTGGCACCTGTCCGAGTCTGCGACGCGTGTTTCCGCAACAGGGGAATCCCAACTG AGTTGCTGGACGCTGCcttggaggaggaaggaggcacAATCGCCAGGAAGGTCGGAGAGGCCGTTCAGAACACTTTAGGAGCTGTGGTCGGTGCTATCGACATACCTCTGG GCCTGGTGAAGGACGCAGCCCGGCCGGCCTACTGGGTCCCAGACCAGGACATCCACTCTTGCTGCGAGTGCCAGAAGGAGTTCGCCCCACGTCTCTCCATCCACCACTGTCGGTCATGCGGCCAGGGTGTGTGCGGCGACTGCTCGCAGGAGCGCCGCTCGGTGCCCTCGCGTGGCTGGGACCACCCCGTCAGGGTCTGCAACGGCTGCAACCAGAAACCTGGGGATCTCTAG